In a genomic window of Lagopus muta isolate bLagMut1 chromosome 2, bLagMut1 primary, whole genome shotgun sequence:
- the KIF3C gene encoding kinesin-like protein KIF3C isoform X1 — protein sequence MAGRTRSGEALRVVARCRPMSRREEAAGCERVLELEVKLGRVTIRNPRAAPGELPKTFTFDAVYDASSKQADLYDETVRPLVDSVLRGFNGTVLAYGQTGTGKTYTMQGAWGDPETRGIIPSSFEHIFTHISRSQNQQYLVRASYLEIYQEEIRDLLAKDQSKKLELKENPETGVYIKDLSSFVTKNVKEIEHVMNLGSQARSVGSTNMNERSSRSHAIFLITVECSETGPDGHEHIRVGKLNLVDLAGSERQSKTGGPGERPKEASKINLSLSALGNVISALVDGKSTHVPYRDSKLTRLLQDSLGGNAKTIMVATLGPASHSYEESLSTLRFANRAKNIKNKPRVNEDPKDTLLREFQEEIVRLKAQLERRGMLSKKRRRSSRRKKAADGETAQENEGEDDNEDGLEKNMENYLQEQKERLEEEKAAIRDDHSLVSEEKQKLLEEKEKMIEDLRKEQEATELLATKYKAMESKLLIGGRTIVDHTNEQQKMLELKRQEIAEQKRREREMQQEMLLRDEETMELRETYTSLQQEVEIKTKKLKKLYAKLQAVKAEIQDQHDEYIRVRQDLEEAQNEQTRELKLKYLIIENFIPPEEKNKIMNRLYFDCEEDQWKFQPLVPAGGNSNQMKKRPTSAVGYKRPISQYARVAMAMGSHPRYRAENIMFLELDLSPPAVFEFERSRDPAEQDPRALHLERLMHLDSILERPAASRVRKSRSWCQTPRSLPSSTTHASLAASSPRTSATPAQE from the exons ATGGCCGGGAGGACGCGGAGCGGCGAAGCGCTGCGGGTGGTGGCCCGGTGCCGCCCCATGAGCCGGCGGGAGGAGGCTGCGGGCTGCGAGCGCGTCCTGGAGCTGGAGGTGAAGCTGGGCCGGGTGACCATCCGCAACCCCCGCGCCGCTCCCGGAGAGCTGCCCAAGACTTTCACCTTCGACGCCGTCTACGACGCCAGCTCCAAGCAGGCTGATCTGTACGACGAGACGGTGCGGCCGCTGGTGGACTCGGTGCTGCGAGGGTTCAACGGCACCGTGCTGGCCTACGGGCAGACGGGCACCGGCAAGACCTACACCATGCAGGGAGCGTGGGGGGACCCCGAGACGCGCGGCATCATCCCCAGCTCCTTCGAGCACATCTTCACGCACATCTCGCGCTCGCAGAACCAGCAGTACCTGGTGCGCGCCTCCTACCTGGAGATCTACCAGGAGGAGATCCGCGATCTGTTGGCCAAGGACCAGAGCAAGAAGTTGGAGCTGAAGGAAAACCCCGAGACGGGCGTCTACATCAAGGACCTCTCCTCCTTCGTCACCAAGAACGTGAAGGAGATCGAACACGTGATGAACCTGGGTAGCCAGGCGCGATCGGTGGGCAGCACCAACATGAACGAGCGCAGCTCCCGCTCGCACGCCATCTTCCTCATCACAGTGGAGTGCAGCGAGACAGGGCCGGACGGCCACGAGCACATCCGTGTCGGGAAGCTCAACCTGGTGGACCTGGCGGGCAGCGAGCGGCAGAGCAAAACGGGCGGCCCAGGTGAGCGGCCTAAAGAGGCCTCCAAGATCAACCTGTCCCTCTCCGCTTTGGGCAACGTCATCTCGGCGCTGGTGGATGGCAAAAGCACGCACGTCCCATACCGGGACTCCAAGCTGACCCGCTTGCTGCAGGACTCGCTGGGCGGCAATGCCAAGACCATCATGGTGGCCACCTTGGGCCCGGCGTCTCACAGTTACGAGGAGAGCCTCTCCACCCTCCGGTTCGCCAACAGGGCCAAGAACATCAAGAACAAACCCCGGGTGAACGAGGACCCCAAGGACACATTGCTGCGGGAGTTCCAGGAGGAGATCGTGAGGCTGAAGGCGCAGCTGGAGAGGCGCGGCATGCTGAgcaagaagaggaggaggagcagccgGAGGAAGAAGGCGGCGGATGGGGAAACGGCGCAGGAGAACGAAGGGGAGGATGACAATGAAGATGGGCTGGAGAAGAACATGGAGAACTacctgcaggagcagaaggagAGGCTGGAAGAGGAGAAGGCCGCTATCCGCGATGACCACAGCCTGGTGAGCGAGGagaagcagaagctgctggaagagaaggagaagatgATCGAGGACCTGCGGAAGGAGCAGGAGGCCACGGAGCTGCTGGCCACCAAGTACAAG GCCATGGAAAGCAAGCTGCTGATCGGCGGCAGGACCATCGTGGACCACACCAATGAGCAGCAGAAGATGCTGGAGCTGAAGCGGCAAGAGATAGCTGAGCAG AAACGCCGTGAGAGGGAGatgcagcaggagatgctgctgcgGGATGAGGAGACCATGGAGCTGCGGGAGACCTACACATCCCTGCAACAGGAGGTGGAGATCAAGACCAAGAAACTGAAGAAG CTGTACGCCAAGCTGCAGGCTGTGAAGGCAGAGATCCAGGACCAGCACGACGAGTACATCCGCGTGCGGCAGGACCTGGAGGAGGCACAGAACGAGCAGACACGGGAGCTGAAGCTCAA GTACCTGATCATCGAGAATTTCATCCCACCAGAGGAGAAGAACAAGATCATGAACCGCCTCTACTTTGACTGTGAGGAGGACCAGTGGAAGTTCCAGCCACTGGTGCCGGCTGGCGG GAACAGCAACCAAATgaagaagaggccaacctcTGCAGTGGGGTACAAGAGACCCATCAGCCAGTACGCCCGCGTGGCCATGGCCATGGGATCACATCCACGGTATCGG GCTGAGAACATCATGTTCCTGGAGCTGGACCTCTCCCCTCCGGCAGTGTTTGAGTTTGAACGGAGCCGGGACCCGGCCGAGCAGGACCCACGGGCTCTGCACCTGGAGAGGCTGATGCACCTGGACAGCATCCTGGAGCGGCCGGCAGCCTCCCGGGTGAGGAAGTCCCGCTCCTG GTGCCAGACACCACGGTCGCTGCCATCCTCCACCACACACGCGTCCCTTGCTGCCAGCTCCCCACGCACCTCTGCGACACCGGCACAGGAGTGA
- the KIF3C gene encoding kinesin-like protein KIF3C isoform X2: MAGRTRSGEALRVVARCRPMSRREEAAGCERVLELEVKLGRVTIRNPRAAPGELPKTFTFDAVYDASSKQADLYDETVRPLVDSVLRGFNGTVLAYGQTGTGKTYTMQGAWGDPETRGIIPSSFEHIFTHISRSQNQQYLVRASYLEIYQEEIRDLLAKDQSKKLELKENPETGVYIKDLSSFVTKNVKEIEHVMNLGSQARSVGSTNMNERSSRSHAIFLITVECSETGPDGHEHIRVGKLNLVDLAGSERQSKTGGPGERPKEASKINLSLSALGNVISALVDGKSTHVPYRDSKLTRLLQDSLGGNAKTIMVATLGPASHSYEESLSTLRFANRAKNIKNKPRVNEDPKDTLLREFQEEIVRLKAQLERRGMLSKKRRRSSRRKKAADGETAQENEGEDDNEDGLEKNMENYLQEQKERLEEEKAAIRDDHSLVSEEKQKLLEEKEKMIEDLRKEQEATELLATKYKAMESKLLIGGRTIVDHTNEQQKMLELKRQEIAEQKRREREMQQEMLLRDEETMELRETYTSLQQEVEIKTKKLKKLYAKLQAVKAEIQDQHDEYIRVRQDLEEAQNEQTRELKLNLPLLFLSCLCWIPGLYPPAPSSSPPHSSFHPPSVLHVLAPLLTSSLHSFCSTCRALSC, from the exons ATGGCCGGGAGGACGCGGAGCGGCGAAGCGCTGCGGGTGGTGGCCCGGTGCCGCCCCATGAGCCGGCGGGAGGAGGCTGCGGGCTGCGAGCGCGTCCTGGAGCTGGAGGTGAAGCTGGGCCGGGTGACCATCCGCAACCCCCGCGCCGCTCCCGGAGAGCTGCCCAAGACTTTCACCTTCGACGCCGTCTACGACGCCAGCTCCAAGCAGGCTGATCTGTACGACGAGACGGTGCGGCCGCTGGTGGACTCGGTGCTGCGAGGGTTCAACGGCACCGTGCTGGCCTACGGGCAGACGGGCACCGGCAAGACCTACACCATGCAGGGAGCGTGGGGGGACCCCGAGACGCGCGGCATCATCCCCAGCTCCTTCGAGCACATCTTCACGCACATCTCGCGCTCGCAGAACCAGCAGTACCTGGTGCGCGCCTCCTACCTGGAGATCTACCAGGAGGAGATCCGCGATCTGTTGGCCAAGGACCAGAGCAAGAAGTTGGAGCTGAAGGAAAACCCCGAGACGGGCGTCTACATCAAGGACCTCTCCTCCTTCGTCACCAAGAACGTGAAGGAGATCGAACACGTGATGAACCTGGGTAGCCAGGCGCGATCGGTGGGCAGCACCAACATGAACGAGCGCAGCTCCCGCTCGCACGCCATCTTCCTCATCACAGTGGAGTGCAGCGAGACAGGGCCGGACGGCCACGAGCACATCCGTGTCGGGAAGCTCAACCTGGTGGACCTGGCGGGCAGCGAGCGGCAGAGCAAAACGGGCGGCCCAGGTGAGCGGCCTAAAGAGGCCTCCAAGATCAACCTGTCCCTCTCCGCTTTGGGCAACGTCATCTCGGCGCTGGTGGATGGCAAAAGCACGCACGTCCCATACCGGGACTCCAAGCTGACCCGCTTGCTGCAGGACTCGCTGGGCGGCAATGCCAAGACCATCATGGTGGCCACCTTGGGCCCGGCGTCTCACAGTTACGAGGAGAGCCTCTCCACCCTCCGGTTCGCCAACAGGGCCAAGAACATCAAGAACAAACCCCGGGTGAACGAGGACCCCAAGGACACATTGCTGCGGGAGTTCCAGGAGGAGATCGTGAGGCTGAAGGCGCAGCTGGAGAGGCGCGGCATGCTGAgcaagaagaggaggaggagcagccgGAGGAAGAAGGCGGCGGATGGGGAAACGGCGCAGGAGAACGAAGGGGAGGATGACAATGAAGATGGGCTGGAGAAGAACATGGAGAACTacctgcaggagcagaaggagAGGCTGGAAGAGGAGAAGGCCGCTATCCGCGATGACCACAGCCTGGTGAGCGAGGagaagcagaagctgctggaagagaaggagaagatgATCGAGGACCTGCGGAAGGAGCAGGAGGCCACGGAGCTGCTGGCCACCAAGTACAAG GCCATGGAAAGCAAGCTGCTGATCGGCGGCAGGACCATCGTGGACCACACCAATGAGCAGCAGAAGATGCTGGAGCTGAAGCGGCAAGAGATAGCTGAGCAG AAACGCCGTGAGAGGGAGatgcagcaggagatgctgctgcgGGATGAGGAGACCATGGAGCTGCGGGAGACCTACACATCCCTGCAACAGGAGGTGGAGATCAAGACCAAGAAACTGAAGAAG CTGTACGCCAAGCTGCAGGCTGTGAAGGCAGAGATCCAGGACCAGCACGACGAGTACATCCGCGTGCGGCAGGACCTGGAGGAGGCACAGAACGAGCAGACACGGGAGCTGAAGCTCAA tcttcctctgctctttctctccTGCCTCTGCTGGATCCCTGGTCTCTATCCGCCCGctccctcttcctctcctccccactCATCTTTTCACCCCCCATCTGTTCTCCACGTCCTGGCTCCTCTCCTGACCTCTTCTCTCCACTCCTTTTGCTCCACTTGCCGTGCCCTGTCCTGTTAA